The Deinococcus betulae genomic interval GAGGACACCACCGCAGAAGGCCGCCGCGCCATCGCCACGCGCCTGATCGCGCAGTTTGCGACCATCATCGCGGCCATCAACCGCGCCCAGGACGGCCAAGACATCGTGGCGCCGCGCATGGACCTGACCCACGCCGGCAACTACCTGTACATGCTGAGCGGCAAGGAGCCAACCGCCGAGCAGGCCCGCCTGTTTGACATCGCCCTGGTGCTGCATGTGGACCACGGCATGAACGCCAGCACCTTCACGGCGATTGCCACGGCGTCCACCCTCTCGGATATGTACTCGTGCATGACGAGCGCGATTGGTGCCCTGAAGGGACCGCTGCACGGCGGCGCCAACGAAGCCGTGATGGACATGCTCGACGAGGTCGGCACCCCCGAGCAGGCCGAGGCCTACATCACCAAGAAGCTGGACAACAAGGAAAAAATCATGGGCGTGGGGCACCGCGTCTATAAGTACTTTGACCCCCGCTCGCGCGTGCTGCGTGACTACGCCGAAGTGGTGGCCAACAAAGAGGGCAAGAGCAACTACTACCAGATTCTGGAAACCATCGAAAAGGTCGTCGTGGACCGTATCGGGTCCAAGGGCATCTACCCCAACGTGGACTTTTACAGCGGCACGGTCTACAGCGACCTGGGCATCAAGAAGGAGTTCTTCACGCCCATCTTCGCCCTGGCCCGCATCAGCGGCTGGTGTGCCAGCGTCATCGAGTACACCCGCGACAACCGCCTGCTGCGCCCTGACGCCGTGTACACCGGCGAGAAAGACGCGCACTACGTGAAGCTGCAAGACCGTCAGTAAAAGGACGGGTGAGCAGAAGGGCGGCCTGGGTCAAACCGGGCCGCTTCCTTGTTGGGAGTTAGGGCCTCTTTCCTTCAGACAGAGACGACTTTATTCCACAGGCCACAGGACCAGCGCCCCGGTGTTGACCGGCCCGTCAATGGTCAGGACCTCCAGGCGGCAGGGCAGGTCGTCACGGCCACACTCGCGCAGCAGGTAGGTCTGGGCGGCGCGGTGCATCAGGGCCAGCTTGCGGGGAGTGACGCTCTCGGCCGCCTCGCCGTGCGTAGCGCGGGCGCGGTGTCGCACCTCGGTAAAGACCAAGGCGCCGCTCTGCTCCTGCGTCACCAGATCAATCTCGCCGCCCCGGACGCGGTAGTTCCGGGCCAGCACCGTGCGGCCCAAGGTCTCCAGATGCGCGGCGGCGCGGGCTTCAGCCTCGGCACCCTTCATGGGGTCAGGTCTGCTGCTAGGCCGGCTACCGCTAACTCAGCCGCAGCTAGGTCAACCACTGGGCCCAGTCGCTGAAGTCGGGGGCGGTGCGTTCGGCGCCTGCCGCCAGCAGGGCCTCGGCGGGGGCGGTGGTGGTCAGGGCCACCACGCGGCACCCGGCCCCAGCCGCGCTGCGAACGCCATTGACGGCGTCTTCGTGGGCCAGGCAGCGCTCAGGGCTCAGGCCCAGGCGCGCGGCCCCCAGCAGAAACGGTTCGGGGTGAGGCTTGCCGCGCGACACGTCCTCGCCCAGCACGCGGGTGCGGAAGCGGTGACCAAAGCCCAGCGCCTCCATCCCAAACGCCACGTTCACGGCGTCGGCACTGGTGACCAGGGCAAAGGGAATGCCCCGCACGTCCAGGGCGTCCAGGTAGCCGCTCAGACCCACCACTTCGCGCAGGGCGCCGGCGGCCAGAGCGCGGTAGCGGCCCTCCTTGGCGTCATGAAAGCGCCGCGCCAGAGCTTCCTCGGGCGGGGCGCCAGTCAAGCGCTCCATGATTTCGGAATTGCGCCCGCCGTCCACCTTGGTGTCCAGATCATGCTCGGTCAGGTCCAGGCCCAGCACCTCGGCGGCCACCTCCTGCCACGCCTGACGGTGAAAGTGGTTGTTCAGGGTGAGCACGCCGTCCATGTCGAACAGCACGCCGTCCGGGCGCCAGGGCCAGGCGCTCATTCCTCTGCCTCAGGACCGTGCCCCAACTCGGTCAGGAGCCCCCGGTACAGCCGCGCGGCCTGGGCGCGCACATCGTCCAGGGTGGCGTCGTCGTTGGCAAATTCGGCAGCCGTCTCCAGCGCGGCCTCCAGCACCACGCTGTAGATGGGCCAGCGCCCCGTGACCTGCGGCTGAGGGTCGTCGGCCCTGGCCGGCGCCGGGTCATCCAGCGCCTTCAGGGCCGATTCGGCGGCCATCCGCTCGGCGTCGCGTTTGCTGCGGCCCTCGCCGCCCTGGCCCAGCACCTCGCCGCCCACGCGCACCGTCACCCGGAACAGCGGTTCGTGGGGCGGTCCCTGCGGCGTGACCTCGAATACAGGCGTGCCCAGGCCCAGGGTGATGGCCCGCGCAATTAAGTCCCCTTTGGCATTCACGCCCGCCAGCATAGGCCGGAAGGGAGGAAGGCCGGTATAGCTCTGCCCCCGGAGACATCGAGGCCGGCCTGCACGTCCCGGCTTAAAACTCCAGGCGGCCGCGCGGGCCACTCAGGCGCGCCAGCTTTTCCGGCGTCCACAGCTCGTAGGGGTACATGGGGTACTGGCGCTTGAACCGGCCCACACGGTCCCAGACTTCACGCGACTCGAAAGGCACCACCAGAATCAGACGAATCACGCTGTCCTCGGCGTCATAGACATAGAAGTCAAAGTGAAAGGCCTGCTCGTTGCCCTTGTCGGTAAACAGAGGAAACGAAAAGGGCCGGTAGCGCCACGCCTTGCGCTTTTCGGTCAGAATCTGCGCGGCCACCCGCTTGAGGTTGCTGTCGGGAAAGGTTAGGCCCTCGCCGTCGCGGTCCTTAAACACGCGGTCAGGGGCGGGGGCGTCCAGCTGCACCCGCTTGAGTTCGGGCAGCGGCTTGCGGCGCTGAATCTGACCGGCGCGGCCCTGCTGTCCGGTGCGCCCCGAACCACCACCTTCGCCCGGCGTGCCCCGGCTTTGGCCAGGCCCACTCCGGCGCGGTCCGCCGCGAGTCTGGCCCGCGCGGCCACTTCCACCCGCTGTGGTTCCGCTGCTTTTGCCCGCTGCGCCGCTGCGCGCGGTCTGGGGGCGGTCGGGTCGCTGCTCGCTCCGGTCGCTGCCCGCCGCTGCGCTGCGTTCCCGCGCCGGCCGGCTGCTGTCACGTGTGGCGCCGCCGCGCCCCTGTGCGGTGTTGCGTTTCGGGGCTCGGCCCCGTGAACCCTTCTTAGGCCCCGTCATCCCTTCAGTGTAGCGGGCAGCGGGAAAGGGGAGGGCGCGGCGCGGTGAACCGGAGGAGAAGGCGCCTTTCTTTGCCCCTGCGCTGTTGCCACTTTCGCCGCGGTGCCAGCCCGCTCAGGTCATGCAGAGCATGTGCCGTCTCAGAGGCAACCCCGCCGCCATGACGACAAAGGAGCCTCCGCAGAGACTCCTTGAACTGCGCTCTTCACGCTGCGCCCGGCGCTTATTTTGCCAGGCCGCGAATAATGTTCAGGTTCACGAATTTGCTCAGGTCCGGCACGTCCCGCGCAAAGCCGGCTTCCTTGTTCAGTTCGGCGTATTCCGCCAGCGTCTTGAGGTTGATATCCCAGGTGACGCGGGTGCGGGCCAGCGCCTTGAACAGCTCGGCGCTGCCCGGCCGCTTGCCGGTAAAGGTATTGATCTGTTCGGCGATGGCCTTTTGCGCCCCCGCGTTGCTGCTGCCAATGAACTTGATGGCGTTCAGGTGCCCGCGCAGCAGGTCGGTCAGGGTGTCGGGATTGGCAGCGGCGTACTTGGTGTTCACGACCAGCACGGTTGTGGTGTAGTTGCCCCCTTCCCAGATGGCCTTTTCATTGGCAATCAGGCGGGCGCCCTGCGTTTCCATGACGGCGCCCCAGGGCTCCTGCACCAGCGCAGCGTCGACCTGCTTGGCCGCAAAGGCGGCGGGCATGTTGGCCGGGTCAATGGGCACGATGGTCACCGTGCCGCCCTCATCGCTGGCCTTTAGGCCGTTTTCGTGCAGCAGGTGGCGCAGGCTGATGTCCTGCGTGGAGCCGCGTGTGGGCACAGCGACCTTTTTGCCCGCCAGGCCCTTGACGTTGCGCACGCCACTGTCCTTGCGCGCCACCAGCACCGCGCCCGCATTGGCGGCGCCGGCGTAGACCTGAATGGGCACGCCGCGCATAAAGGCGTTCATGGCGGGGCCAGGTCCGACATAGGCGGCGTCAATGGCGCCCGCTGCAAAGGCCTCATTGATCTGCGAGCCGTTGGCAAACTCCTTGACGACCAGCTTGACGCCCCCCAGTTCCTTCTGGAAGATGCCGCGCTGCACGCCCACCAGGCCGGCGGCGTGGGTGACATTGGGGAACACGCCCAGACGCAATTCTTTGGCCTGCTGCGCGCCAGCGCCAGCGACCAGGCTTAGGGTGAGTAGAGAGAGAAACGCACGCTTCATGAGGCCTAGAATAGCAGATAAGTTGAGTTATTTTATCAACTAAGCTGGGGGCATTGGGGGTGCTTTTGAGGATAAGAGGGCACGCTGTGGCAGCCGTCTTGCGCTTTTGTGATGGGCCCCAGGTCACCACAGGATTTGAAGGCAGATCAGAGCGGGCCGCTCATCTGACACGGTCCCTCGTCCCAGCGCTATG includes:
- a CDS encoding HAD family hydrolase, which codes for MSAWPWRPDGVLFDMDGVLTLNNHFHRQAWQEVAAEVLGLDLTEHDLDTKVDGGRNSEIMERLTGAPPEEALARRFHDAKEGRYRALAAGALREVVGLSGYLDALDVRGIPFALVTSADAVNVAFGMEALGFGHRFRTRVLGEDVSRGKPHPEPFLLGAARLGLSPERCLAHEDAVNGVRSAAGAGCRVVALTTTAPAEALLAAGAERTAPDFSDWAQWLT
- a CDS encoding putative dsRNA-binding protein codes for the protein MNAKGDLIARAITLGLGTPVFEVTPQGPPHEPLFRVTVRVGGEVLGQGGEGRSKRDAERMAAESALKALDDPAPARADDPQPQVTGRWPIYSVVLEAALETAAEFANDDATLDDVRAQAARLYRGLLTELGHGPEAEE
- a CDS encoding citrate/2-methylcitrate synthase, translating into MTNIAKGLEGVLFTESKLTFINGTEGILTHLGIPIQEWAENSTFEELSLALLNGQLPTAAELAAFDAELKANRAIPEALAAVIQAMPRGVHPMQALRTAVSYLGLLDPQAEDTTAEGRRAIATRLIAQFATIIAAINRAQDGQDIVAPRMDLTHAGNYLYMLSGKEPTAEQARLFDIALVLHVDHGMNASTFTAIATASTLSDMYSCMTSAIGALKGPLHGGANEAVMDMLDEVGTPEQAEAYITKKLDNKEKIMGVGHRVYKYFDPRSRVLRDYAEVVANKEGKSNYYQILETIEKVVVDRIGSKGIYPNVDFYSGTVYSDLGIKKEFFTPIFALARISGWCASVIEYTRDNRLLRPDAVYTGEKDAHYVKLQDRQ
- a CDS encoding ABC transporter substrate-binding protein; this translates as MKRAFLSLLTLSLVAGAGAQQAKELRLGVFPNVTHAAGLVGVQRGIFQKELGGVKLVVKEFANGSQINEAFAAGAIDAAYVGPGPAMNAFMRGVPIQVYAGAANAGAVLVARKDSGVRNVKGLAGKKVAVPTRGSTQDISLRHLLHENGLKASDEGGTVTIVPIDPANMPAAFAAKQVDAALVQEPWGAVMETQGARLIANEKAIWEGGNYTTTVLVVNTKYAAANPDTLTDLLRGHLNAIKFIGSSNAGAQKAIAEQINTFTGKRPGSAELFKALARTRVTWDINLKTLAEYAELNKEAGFARDVPDLSKFVNLNIIRGLAK
- a CDS encoding YraN family protein; protein product: MKGAEAEARAAAHLETLGRTVLARNYRVRGGEIDLVTQEQSGALVFTEVRHRARATHGEAAESVTPRKLALMHRAAQTYLLRECGRDDLPCRLEVLTIDGPVNTGALVLWPVE